The DNA region CAGCTAAATCTTCTCTGATAGGGCCATGGTTCAACTCTAACTCACCATTAGAATTCATGAACCCCTTTTCCACATGGGTTTGCATTGCTGTGTTATCCTTGGTCTCAATATATGTCTCAACAGTGTCTTTTCTGAATGTTAGGTATATAACTGAGCCGACACAGATTGCCATCAGAGGAAACACTATGATCCCAATGAACACATTTCCCACCTTTGGCAAACTATTATGAATTAGCCAACCCACGAAGGCAGTGATAAGGTAGTACACATTGATGCCTATGATTCCCAATCCTAGGATCCATGAGATGACAATTATCTGcactaaaattttgttacaagATTTTCTTTGAAATGTTCATTagaaatgtattatttttaattatttctgtCCTGTATATTTAGTTGACACATTTTCTACTATTGAAGTGATTATATTTATTAAGGGAAGAGTAAAACTCACTATCATAGAGTTCTTGTGAGGTCCCATCTTGGTACTGCTGCTACTAAACTTAAGGAGTGGAATTAAAGCAAACGGAAGCTCAAAAGAAAGTATCATCTGCAAATTTTTATGGGGGTGATGAGTGTACTGtacaatttaaaaattcaaaaaaaataataagaacggAATATACAAACCGATGCGATGACGATTAGTCGACCGGCGCCGGAGGAGCCACCAATAATGGAGACAACAAGGCTTGGTGCTATGGCAATGGTCCTAGTCATCAAGTTCCTAATCCATCTTTTCATCTTCAAGTCTAAGAAACCCTGTTGTACCACCAACCAACCAACAAAACAGAATTCAGTATTATTAttcttcttaaaaaatttaaatttataaataagaaaaacaaaaatgaaagtaATGATTGTTGGTATTTATTCACAAATGATTAAATTGACCCACCTGCATAATGTACTGTCCTGCATAGGTTCCAGTAATAGCGGAACTTTGTCCTGAGGCTAATAGTGCTATTGCATAAATCGTTGAGCTAGACCTTCCCAACACATTCTACATCAAATGTTCATCACACATTAATAATACTTACTCTACTTGCAGATTTTGAATTaaggttttgaaaattgaaatgataattaaatcaataaatttaaaagtttaaagattaaaaaattcaatccagttttaattttgttgaattaatatatatttatattttaaattagttaatcactaaaaaataaaattgcttCAACTAATTTATTAGGTTGCGCTTGTTTACGGTCACGGGACACTGAGATAGAgatacagagacacaaaattgtgtTTGGTAGATGAGATATTGACAGAAACATTGTATCCAAGACACTGAAATAATGTATTATGTATTTTGTATCCATCTTGACTGGAAAGACTCAAGAAAGACATAGAAATACTAACAAgcgatacaatttatttttttattttttttattatttctgttaatttttcataattatattttttattattatatttttcttttcaaatttttgaataaaaaaatgaaaataaattagacttttataatttattttaatttatcatcgTCAAACAAAATTTAAGACCACTAATTTTATATCTCTGTATTTTGTGTCTTGTCATATCTTATTTGCAGAACGAAACACTACTtctactaattatttattattttctaattttaattagttCGCTAACAATTGTTTGTTATCTTGAACCAAATCGGtttaacaataatttattttCGCTTAATCAAGTCGAATCGGCCGATTCAGACGtgttatagttattattattaaaaaaaagtagtagatatataaaaaagaatCTTGAGAAGAAAGGAAGCAGAGTTAAGGGTGAGATCGCTGCAATGATCAGTGTTTTCCGAAGAAAGTTGAAGCTGAGCAAACAGTGCCAGACACAGAAATAACTGCAATGTTGATCAGAAATGCCACAAACAGTGCGAACCCACTCTCTATCAGAAAATATTTACACGCGTCctgcataataataatatatgagaaTTAGTGTTAATGACATTTATGTGTAACTAATTAAGTGCAATAACCTTAATATGGTTATTAGATTATTCAATCTTATTGGCTTACATTGATGCCACGAACTGTATTAGGTACTTTCCTAGACAGCACCAGAGCAGAGTGGAGGAAGAGATTGTGCCTGCATTTTTatcaaaaaaagataaataaaataaaacaaagtaaaaTTTTACTAGTAAATACTAGACGAGTTTTCAATAACTTTTCAATGTTATTTGGTTTTATAACTTATAACATCCAAAACAAAGTTTTCATCTTTATGATTGATTTTGACtttattttgaaatcaattaCATAATCAGGAGGTCTGTTataattaattgaaaatttgtACTGTTAAGATTACTGATCTTAAAAActttgttgaaaaataaaaaaaatttaagtttttaatgtatttattttttaaaacgagATTACAAGTAATGTAatgcaaaattaaaaaataatgggaattaaaagaagataataataattcaagttagagtaaattattaaaatagtgtcCGAAAGTTTATATTGCTGCAAAAAATATTTCCAGAAGATAATAATGATAAATAAACTcccgaaaattttaaaaacacgataaaaaaaactaaatattaaatatatattctaaaaaaaatttagagattaaattttgatataaatttttacaattattattAGAATGTTAAGATcttttcatctttaaaatttggtaattttatgtaaagtaatttcttaaaaaaaatttttattatgaattaccatttttttgaaaaataaaaaatataaaaatcaaattttgcttcaaatttttttatgtactttttaaataattattcaaatatttttataaaatttcagaTCAAATAAATAAGCTgtttattaaatacaaaatttttttgtcacttaaaagaatataataattattgattatttttgttacatttttaaatcattgatgagttattttttcgataatattttttaaaaaatttttataaacgaTTAAGTCTTTCGAGTACTAAATTAATAGTTACAACTTGAatttataatattagtaaatatgaAGACAAATCGAAAGTCCAACCTTACACATGCATATCATATTTAATTCATACCTATTTTTCAAATCCcgtagaaataaataaataagaattggAAAGGAGATGTAATATTGCATTAACTTGTTTAGAATACTATCTTAttattaaagatatattttttgaatttgcatttgatgcaTAAAAACATGTCACTTGttaaaataattcaaatatagtctgctgtattatatatatagatataattgAGTTATTATAATAAGTGTTTTTATAGTATTtactaaatagaaaaaaaaaacaaaattatactatcaccaaatattattattttttattaatatttaattaataataatttatatttatatttataaaaattttacacataaaaatatttattaaaattttacacacataaattaatataatttatatttatattttttaaaatttacatatataaattaacaaaatttatttaataaaaataatttactatttatactaattaaaagataactaaaaatattaaaaattattgactccctatatagcaataatatatatatagtttgttatttttccatgacatgacatatttattatt from Arachis hypogaea cultivar Tifrunner chromosome 10, arahy.Tifrunner.gnm2.J5K5, whole genome shotgun sequence includes:
- the LOC112717764 gene encoding metal transporter Nramp6.1 — its product is MQGFLDLKMKRWIRNLMTRTIAIAPSLVVSIIGGSSGAGRLIVIASMILSFELPFALIPLLKFSSSSTKMGPHKNSMIIIVISWILGLGIIGINVYYLITAFVGWLIHNSLPKVGNVFIGIIVFPLMAICVGSVIYLTFRKDTVETYIETKDNTAMQTHVEKGFMNSNGELELNHGPIREDLADIPLPE